The DNA region CTCGGGAAGCAGGCCGCCGAGCAGGTCCGGCAGACCATGGGGCGCTACGACGACCCGGAGCTCCAGGCCTACGTCGAGCGGGTCGGGATGCGCATCGCGAAGGGATCCGAGCGGCCCGACCTGCCCTGGAGCTTCACCGTCGTGGACGATCCGGCCGTGAACGCGTTCGCGCTGCCGGGCGGGCCGGTGTTCGTGACCCGCGGCCTGCTCACCTACCTCACCTCGGAGGCGGAGCTGGCCGCGGTCCTCGGCCACGAGATCGGCCACATCACGGCGCGCCACTCGGTCGAGCAGCTCTCCAAGGCGCAGCTGGCGCAGGTGGGGCTCGGCGTCGGCATGGTGGTGAGCGAGGACCTCCGCCGCTTCGGCCAGGTGGCGGGCGCGGGGATGCAGCTCCTGTTCCTCAAGTTCGGGCGCGACGACGAGCGCCAGGCCGACGCGCTCGGCTTCCGCTACATGGTCGAGCAGCGGTACGACCCGCGCCAGATGGCGGCGGTGTTCCGCACGCTGGAGGCGGTGTCCGCGCGCGGGGGCGGCGGCCGGGTGCCGGGCTGGCTCTCCACCCACCCGGACCCGGGCGACCGCGCCGAGACCGCGGCGAGGCGCGCGGCGAAGGTCGAGGCTCCGGACCGGATGGAGGTGGACCGCGAGCAGTACCTGGCGAAGGTGGACGACGTGGTGTTCGGCGAGGATCCGCGGCAGGGCTACCTGAAGGGCAGCACCTTCGTGCACCCGCAGCTCGGCTTCCAGCTCACGCTGCCGCAGGGGTGGAAGGCGCAGAACACGGCCGCGGCGCTCGTCGCGGTCAGCCCTCGGCAGGACGCCGCGCTGCAGCTCTCCGCCGCCGGGAAGTCGTCGCCGGAGGAGGCGGTCCAGAAGTTCTTCTCGCAAGAGGGCATCCGCGCGGTGCAGGCGCCGCCGCCCGCCGTGCCGCCCGGCGGCGCGGCGCGCTGGTTCGAGGCCGCCACCGAGCAGGGGAACGTGGGCGGGGTGGTCGCGTTCGTGCCGGCGGGCGGCACCACGCTGCAGATCGTGGAGTACGCGCCCGCGGAGCGGCTCCAGGGCGAGGCGGACACGTTCCAGCGCGTGCTCGCGAGCTTCGGGCCGGTGACCGATCCTGCCGCGCGCGCGGTGCAGCCGGCCCGGCTCGACGTGGTGAAGGTGCCGCGCGACATGTCGCTCGCCGACTTCGCGCGGGAGTTCTCCTCGACCGCGCCGCCCGAGGTGCTGGCGGCCCTGAACGGCGTCGCGCCCGGGGGGACGCTGCGCGCGGGCCAGACGGCGAAGCGGGTGGTCGGGGGCAGCCCGGAGCTGGTGTCCGGGCGCTGAGCGGCGGGCCCGGGCGGACGCGTCCTGCGAGGGCCTTGATCCGGCGCGGCCGTCGCGGCAACGGAGCGGCGGCGCCCGGAGCGCGCGGCGCGAGAGGAGCGAGCCATGTGCGAG from Anaeromyxobacter dehalogenans 2CP-C includes:
- a CDS encoding M48 family metalloprotease; the encoded protein is MRRAIALARRPGARAAWAALVLAAACARNPATGERQLSLVSRDQEIALGKQAAEQVRQTMGRYDDPELQAYVERVGMRIAKGSERPDLPWSFTVVDDPAVNAFALPGGPVFVTRGLLTYLTSEAELAAVLGHEIGHITARHSVEQLSKAQLAQVGLGVGMVVSEDLRRFGQVAGAGMQLLFLKFGRDDERQADALGFRYMVEQRYDPRQMAAVFRTLEAVSARGGGGRVPGWLSTHPDPGDRAETAARRAAKVEAPDRMEVDREQYLAKVDDVVFGEDPRQGYLKGSTFVHPQLGFQLTLPQGWKAQNTAAALVAVSPRQDAALQLSAAGKSSPEEAVQKFFSQEGIRAVQAPPPAVPPGGAARWFEAATEQGNVGGVVAFVPAGGTTLQIVEYAPAERLQGEADTFQRVLASFGPVTDPAARAVQPARLDVVKVPRDMSLADFAREFSSTAPPEVLAALNGVAPGGTLRAGQTAKRVVGGSPELVSGR